The region CTGCCCATGTTGCCCTCAGACGCCTGCCTTTTCCAGAAATCACATGGTGGTGTAAGTTAAGAGCACATTGTGCTCCTCACCCACACCAGTGCCAGTGTCACCCATGTTTCCGTTATTTACCTAGGAGGCTGCATAGAGCTTGTTTCCTCCGGTTTTCTTGCTTACCCCTCATGCCTGTGTATATTCCTCTAGGACAGACTGTGGCAGCAATGCTCAGACAACTTAGGAAGGGACcttgtttctttgctgtcagCTAATGGGTCATCAAAGTGACTTTGGTTATGTGGATCCAGTATTTCTGACCGTGGCCCCTGCTTGAGACTTGAAATGCCCAGGATCTTACTTCACCTGTGTCAGGGACTGTGGACAGTGGAGGACAGAGGTTAGACTGTTGCAACTGGTTTGTTTGGAAATAGTTCCAGGCaggaatttgcttttaaaaagggaaGTTATTTGTGGCACAATATAGCTTTCTCCCTTGCCTCAAATACTCCTGTCTAGCAAAGGAATATGTAAACGTTTAAGGAATTCTGCTGTGTTGTTGCACTGAGTGTATTTTTAGTCTTTGTAGCTGTTACAGTAACACTGCTTCATTTATATACTTATTTGGTAGTGTATACCAGCCCCTCAGATGGAAACATTGTCCAGATGTGCTGGGTAGGACAGTCAGGGCTGCTCAGTGTAGATTAGACACAAGATTGCAGAAGTGACAGTGTGAAGAAACTCCCTTGAATTATGTCAGGGGACAGCTGTAGCCTTTCAACAGTTCAGCCCCAGACCTGTGTGTAGCTGGTGCCCTCATCGTCTTCTGAAGCATACACTCTTCTGAACTCCATGCTGCCCTAGATATAAGCTCTGTTTGGGGTCAGGGATGGTTGCAATATAAATTATTTGGGTAATTTGTTGTTAGATCATTCTTTAAACAATATTTAGCACTGTCAGCTTGGCACAGCTAGCACAAGGCAACCAGGTGCTGGAACTCATTGGGTAGCTCGTTGAAAGCTGCCTCTGTTCCTGCCAGTGTGATAAgaaagagctgcaggaggagcaagAGACTGTTTGGAATGAAGTGTGGCAAAGCAGAGTTGCCTGTTCAAAGGAGCTGTGGAGAGTATAGAGGTCATGAGTAGCTCTTCAACAAAGATGGTCATAAAAAGTTGGTGGTTTTGTATTACCTTACACAGCACCTTACCTTGGCACCTAATTTGCCATCAGCTAAACAAATTCCATGGATAGCAAATTCACTCAATGCTATCGTCCACAAGGAGGAGATGATTTTTTAGCTGACAAAGACAGGTAATTAAAGGTGGGGCAAGTGATTTCCCTTCCTGTATCTTATCAGAAGTGACGACATGTAGTACAAATCCATGTGGTTGACACCAGCTTAATTGTGTATTCAGTGAGCACAGTGGGCATAGAGGTGGGCAGGTTCTGATCACTTTTACAAGTCACGTATACAAAACCAGCCAGTAGTAGATGGATAACCCATTATGGGTTATCTACTACAAAGGCAGCTGGGGCCTTATTGAAGAGCCTGAGCATTGGAGATGTCAACTCCGTAGCCTAGGCCCTGAATTGTACCTTATTGGtctcacagaatattttttggCACTCTGTGGGACTGATCAGAGTAAGATAAAATTCTTAGCTGATTTGGTAGAACAAGGCTCTATCGATGTACCTAAGGCATGAGCACATACATCTTGAGAAAGCTGCAttgcttttcactgttgtttGGTCACAGTCTTGAAACGCTTCACAAAGTCAGGACATATTTCAGGGGAGCTCTGTTTCTGCCGCTCTGCAAACTGTGTGGTTTTCAAGACAGGCATTTTCCTACAACAAAGCTTTATAGGGAGGATGTATGTAAGTGGGAAAGGGTAAATTACCAGAATAACATGTTCATTTCCTATGAATGCATTTATAGGGCCACGTGTACAGAGTTTAAATCTAGATTGACAGTGGACGTCACCATTTGTTCTGATTTATTGCAGATGTTCATTGTCTGTCTCAGGCCTTCCACCtgtcttctgccttttccccaAGGCAAAGTCTCTTACAGAAGGAGATGCCTGCTCTCAAAGATGGGTATTTGAACATTCAACCAACTGATACATGTTGGTATtaaggggagaaggagagctTTGGTTTTATGATCTTTCTAGTAAGCCAATTTTGAAGGTCTGCTGCTTCAAATACGAAAATAATCTTCCATCATCTTTGGTAGTAACAGTAGTTATTACCCTTTGCCTTATTCTCCAAACATTTTTCGCTTGGACTGCAGACTTCAGCTTTCATCAACTGCATCTTGcaacttgtttgttttaagaggAGCTGCCATAAACCCTAGAGAGCAGCACTAGGGAATTAGATTTCTGTTTCCCTAGATCAAGCTCGTGCTGGGAGTTTGGTACAGCCCACAAGAGCTTCTTTGAGAAAAGTGCAGTCAGAGAACAGCAGCACTTGGTACAATTACCTTTGctgttaatttgaaatattctaGCATCTGAAGCATGGCATTTAAACATGTTAACAAATAGTGtacacagaatcacagcctTTAAGCCTGTGGCTATATCATGTGAGAGGTTGTACGTTCTAAACTTCAAAGAAGAGCAATAAATCTATTTATAAATCCAGACACCCTTATAGGAGATATGTTCCTGTGTTTTCACTTATGTAATCCGACAAAACATCAGTCAAAGGTAATTCAACAAAATAAACTTTAGAACTGATTCAGTGTTGGTGGTGCTTTGGGTTATTAAACATTCTGTGTAATGCTCAATGACAATGCTGACCTTCCAGCCAGCAAGTGAGCAACAGCAGCAGGCGGCAACTTGGGGCTGTCAGTCCTGCCTTCACAGACACTCCTGCCTGTTTTTGCCTCCCTGTGAGGTGTGGTGGGTGCATGCTCTGGCAGTGCAGCACACACTGACCTGAGCATTGAAAGAAAGCACTGATTACATGCCCTGACTCCTCCAGACATCAGCCACATGCAGCTTGTTACCTCAGTGCTCATCAGGGTCGCTCTGGAAAACCTACCTTGTGTTCCCCTGGTGTCTCCTGGATGATGGTGCCGCTGGAAGGCCCCatgaaaggggaaggaaagaaagcctGACAGGTGTGGGGATCTGTTTTGAAAGATCTGATACAGCAAAATTATTGGCCGATGCTGTGGATGACATCAGACTGTGGGGTTGCTGTGGAGAACCCACAACTTTACTCCAGATATTGCCAATTGCTGACAAAGGATTAGGAATAGCACAAATGAACACATCCAGCTACGTAGCTATTTAAACTGACCATCAAGGAAACACAGCACAGTTGTCACTGCTGTCTGAATCATGGGGACTGGAGGTGTGCATTGCTACCCTGTGGCAAACATCAGCTCAAATCTCATTGAAAAGGCTTTGACTAAATTGCACTGCCTTGTCTTTGTCCTGAGCAAAGAGCAGACAGTCAGCACAGCTCAGTTGAGGTTCCCTAGGTCTTGTCTGACAGACAATTGTCCAGCCTTTCCTTGAAAACTGCCAGTCACAAAGACCCTCTGGTCTCCCAAGGTAGCTTCCAGGGACCAGGTAGCTTCCAGGGCTTATATTTCATTATCAttagaaacaaagacaaatctGTTTCTCTGGAAATCAGTCTGATCATTTCTAGTCCTGCCATGCTGTTGGCTTATGCACAGTGATTGTCTGCAGTCGTCAAgctttttctgcagtgcttctaCCCAACTCCACTTTGTACTTGGGTTTTCCAGTTCTCTTGAGTGTTGTACTTTGCTCTGGGCCTTGGTTGAAATGTATCCTGAAGATTTGGACAGCTTCTCTCTTTTATCAAAACTGCAATCTAATCCAATACTCTGAGGTGGTTAAAATCTCTCCAGTTTAGGACCTTCCAGAAATCTTGTAAGTATGCTCTTTATTCCTTATCCGGATCATGAAACAGTTTAATGTTATCGCAGGAAGCAAATCTGTTCCAATTTGTTCTCTCCAGGCTAGGCTCTTATGCACATCCTCCCCCAGATTCTCCAGTGTGTCcccagctgctctgtgcagccTCTGTCCTGAGCAGCACCACCAACACAGCCTCCTCTGCCATCTGGTGCCAAGCCTGCTGAACAGGAAGTGAGAGCACATCAAAAGGACTAGAGAAAGGGTGACACAGACCTGGGAGTTGGCCTCTAAAAGGGCCCAGACCAGGGACACAGAATCTGAATCTGTGGCAGCGCTTTAACAACAGCACTGCAGCCTGAAGAGACAGAGCGCTCATTGGGGTGTTTGGGTCAGCAGCACAAAGACTTAGGTGACAGCTCTAGGCCTTTTTTGCTTGGAGGCACGTACGgagctttttttccatttaatttccGCAGGTGAGAGCTTTGATTTCCCTTGCTCTCAGCCCCATTAGCAAGATTTTGCTCCTGCTTTTCATTACTATATCAGACATACTTAATCTAATGGCTTCTACAGGTGGTGCAGGGTACAAGAGGGTCTGGCCACAGTTGTCAGCTGTCATCCAGAGTCAGAGTTAAtccagaaaaacaataaaaattagtAATGTATATTGCATTCCTCCCATCCATACGCTTTCCATTAGCTGATCTTCCACCCTCCttagcacagaaagaaaaccctgCTGATGGAAGTCAGCGTTTCTGACTCTGAAAGGCAAGCATTGGCTGTGCCTGGAAATCTGATCTCTGCTCTCACATTCCTGGGTGCACTGCACGGGGAATAGTCTCCTCCCTTTAAATCCAGGCAGCAGATGCTGGCCATGTGCACAGCCTCTGCCTAGAAGCTCAGGaacttctgcagcagcagacgTGCCTAATCTGGGACCACGCCGGGGTGGTGCAGCCTGGCATGCCCTTGCACTGGGTCTTTGGACTTTATCCAATGTCACACCACGATGTCAGCAGCCAGGTTGACACAGTAATAAGGTGCAGCTAATTCTTTCAGAAGATAGCATTAATaatctggtgaagaaattccttgcGATCCTCAATGTAAGGAGAGTTACAGTATTCTTAAACCAGTAAAAGAAAAGTGCAACATTCAGCTTTCTTAAATAAGTGCTATCTTTAATCACACTTACACTTCAGTGGCTCAAGAGAAATAGTTCAATAATAGATGTTATAGAAGGCAAAGACCATTGGTAATTATGTATAGATgaagaagtggaaaagaaaagatttccgTTAATTTCTAAATGTGAATGCTAAGCATGGCCCAAGTCCTTGAGGTGTCACAAGCTGGGACTGCACTGTGTGGAGctgcaaaaaggaaaggatttcCCCCGCTCCAGCTCCTACTCCAGAAAGGTCTGCTTTTGATACCGTTAGCCCTTGCAGAACTAACtctaaatttttattatttttccttacttttgcAGAGAATGTGATCAATGGGCAGGACTATGAGGTGATGATGCAGATTGACTGTGAAGTGATGGACACCAGGATCCTTCACATCAAAAGTTCATCTGTCCCTCCATACCTCCGAGAGCAGCACAGAAATCACACCAACACCTTCTACAGTGGAACTCCCTCCGTCCCAGAGACACCCCATGCCCTGAGAGCTGTTGTCAAATCCCTGCAGTAAGCTCCTGCAGGGTAGCAGCATGGCCTATGCCTCTGGCATGCAGCAGATCGTGCTGCCAGATGGAGCCCCTTCACTGGAGGGTCCCCAGGGCTCCTCCATCAGCACAGCAAGAGCAGACCTGACTTAGTCCATTCCTGTGCCTGACCCTACCCAACAGCTACATCCTGCACAAGGATTACACAGCACAGCTGGGCCCTCACCGATGCAGGCCTGGGGGGGACCCATGCAGTGTGCAGTGCCCATTGCAAGGGGTGTGGGTGATGCACTCTGCTCCAGTTGTGGTGTCAGAATCAGCAGCTGGTGCCCAGGGTTGGCACAGGCTGTCCTTGCTATGCACTGCATATGCACTGTCCAAAATTGTGGtggcttttttggggggacaaAAAAACATCTCCTGTGGGTGTTGGCAGGGATTACAGTGCTACTGTGGGGCAGTCCAGCCCCAGCCAACTAGCAGAGAGTGGGAACCTGCACTTCCAGTTAAAGCACTGCAAACTGAATGAGCCGCACTGCCACACAGCATGTCTTCCTCCCAGGGCTCACCCTGCAGGAGGGGTCCCATGGCTGGACTCCTATACGTGTGCCGTGGGCGGTATGAGGCCAGGGGCTGCCTCCCAGGCAGTGCACACACGCGCACATCTTCACCTGTGTGTGCTGCCTGCCCACTGCTGCTGGCTTCCCCAACCCACACAGTTGCATGTCAGAAGCCTGGGGCTTGGTCCAAGGGTGGTGATTTAGTGCACCATGTGCATTTCTAAAATTGTATTGCTGGGATTTCCCTTgcacctttttttgtttggaaggCAGTGGAGGGGGGTGGAGGGATGGAATGTGTCTGTGCTGTTTAATGCTTTTCACAGAGCAGCACTAGCCCTGCTGGGACACACCCACAGCACCTTCTTTCTggcagacagacacacagaaagaTACAGACATAAGTGTGCTTACACTCACACTCACACTCCTTCTCTGCCTTGGCAGCTACCTGGCGCACAGCAGGGGAGCATCCCAGTTGTCCATGAGCACTGACCTACTAGACATGGCTCTTACTGCAGTCAACTGCTGCTGTTACAAAGCCCATTATGAGAGCACTATTAACTGGTTCCAAGTTTGTCAGCCAAGTTCTGGTCCAGAGCTAGGCTGAGGGGCTCCAGTGTGCAGTGCACTGCAGAGCTCAGCTAGAACAAGACGCCGGCAGAGCATTGGCCTTTCCTAATGACTTCAGTatgttacattatttttttcccctttgcagtTAGCACAGATAATGATGGGCTTCAGTTTGCCAACCAACTGCCTTTCCTTCATTGTTTGAGCCAgtgactgggggggggggtgtacTATTATTTGCGTGTGCAGCTGTTAGGAAATAACAGTTGTTCCTGCAGCAAGGCAAACAGCTAGGAGCAGGTAAGAAGGAGATTGAGGAGCATTACACCCCTGTAAAGTGCCTTGCGACACTATGGAAAACCTTTGCCCTTTGCCACGTAGTCAGCGCAAGATGCACAGGCCCACCATCCCCTTGCTACGTGTACTCCTAGGAAACAGCCGGGCTTGGCAAGGGGTTTGGCTGTGCTCCTTGCACCGGTTCTGTTTTCCTGGCCTTAGTCCCACCTGACTGTGGGCCAACTCACAGAATAGTCAAAAATGAAAACCCCAGTGGCGCCCCAGGCAGAGGCAcacagctccccacagccccaggcaGGGGTAGCCAGCTGTTCGAGATCCTTTGCTGGCAGGAAGGGAACCTGACAGTGTCGGCCAAGCTTTGGCACAGTCCAACACATTGGGAAAGGGCTGCTGTGGCAGCATGTCCTCAGCACTGAAGGCAATAAAATCgttcgggttttttttgtttgtttgtttttttgcaaaagagtCTCTGCCGGCCCTTGAGCTGCAGTGTGTAACTGCTCGGCCCAGCAATGGCACTGCCCAAGGTACATGCACCCAGACCCTCTCCTTCTGCACCTGGGAAAGGGGCAACGTGCACAGGCCACTCATCTAGAGcctgggaaagcagaagaaactggaGCGGGGGGCGTGGCTCCAGTGACCTGAAGGTAATAGCAGTTGTGACAGAGCCAAACTCTTCTTCAGGCTGGATGAGGACTCGCCCTCAAGCCATGGTGCCAGGACCAAGCAGCCTAGAATCCATCCAAGGCCCTCACTGGCActccccaaaccaaacagaacccaccccaaaaaaaactTTGTGGGTTTCCATACGCCCAGATGGTGAACTAGACCCAAAGAAAGCCCCAAACAGCTGCAAAGGTACTTGATCATTTATTAACAGCAGATAAATACAAAATGCTGCCGGGCTAGAATGACCAGGGTAGTGCCCTCTGACAGTCTCCCACTGGCCAACAGCCAGGACCCAGTCGAGCACAGCAGTGAGAGGACATAAGGCCTGAGACCCTATGGGAGACAGAGCGGCAGTAAGATGGGGAGCAAGAGCTTCCCCAGTCCAAGGTCTCCCCGAGACCTGCAGCTCCCCACCCAGGCAGCCCAGTACCCAGCAGAACAGTGTTCATCCAGCAAATGCCAAAGGGGACTATTTCAGGTTACAAAATGACCAAACAAAAGCCATCTACACATATTTACGTTGTCCCCTTCCTAATGCTGGCTCACTCTGGACACAAGTTGCAGCTCAGGGTACTCCTAGTCCCCCAGAGCAGGCTGCAAAGGATGGAGCCCCAGGTGGAGGGGACAGTCTTCAGCATAAGTGCCAGCACCAAGGGCTGCTGGAACTGCACTCACAGCCCCATTGTGCAGCAGTATCTCCAAAGGACCTGCTGGTCACCAATTGGCTGGGAAGATGGTCTTGAGAGATGGGATAATCCCATGGGATACACACCTTCTCCACCAGGGCAGGCAGTCATCAGCATCATGCTGGGACCTTGTGCctgcagcagaaaggacagCCTTGCACTGGTTCTGGGTCTCTCGCTGATCCTCTTTATGTGAAAACCTCTTCGGGAGGACTGCATCTacatctcctcctccacaggTGGGAGAACCATGTCAGTCTTTCCAAAGGTGGGACCCTTCCCTtgggaaggaaaaccagaagcaaGCGAAGATGAAGGGGGTGGTTCTTGCGTGGGGATCGATCTACAATCCACCATGAAAAACAGCTTGAAACAAAAACCATCATGTACTCTTTGATTtgtacaaaataataataataataataataataataaaaataataaaaggtgCTGGTGGTCCCTGGCTCGCAGTGCCCCACTGGAGGGGTGTGTTTGACTCAGTAGGCAAAGATGACATGGTAGGTGACTTGGTGCCCATTGTCCCAGGCGTAGAGCAGACGGTCCTTGGGGTTATAGTCTATCTGCGTGGTATAGGCATACTCATTCTCAAAGAGCAGTCGGGGGATGATCTGCGTGTTGGTATGCGTGTCAAAGGCATAGGAGATGTTTGCATTCCTCTTGTTGTAGCTATCGACCGCATACAGGACCCCACAGATGACAAAGCAGTTCCCGTAGAAGTTCTTCCGTAGCCCTGTCCGCCATGTGGTCTCTTTCTGGGTGCTGAGGTCAGCCGCATTCAGCTTGCTCAGCACAATCACCTCCTGGTTGAAGCCTTCATAGCTGATGGCTGGGTAGATGACCCACAGGCCGTTCTCATCCACGGCAAAGTCCACCTCTGAGTGGCCTCGCCACTGCCATGGTGTGGACTCCTCATAGGCCACATCATGCAGCATGGCCCAGGCAGCCACATACCGCTGCTTCAGGTCATACTTGATAATGTTGCGTGTGAAGGCTCGGTTGTAGTAGAAGGACCCATTGTAGACAACATGCCCTGTCCCAATCCAGCTGTACGGGAGCTTGTAGGAATTACTCCAGCGCCCTGTGGGGCAAAGACACCTTGCTGGTGAGACCCActcttttctttgcagttgGTGGCCCTGCCgcagcagccaccagcaccctcTGCCCCTAGCCCTACCTGCACTCCCTCCCAGCCACATCTGGTGTGGTGACAAGAAATTCCAGTCACCACAGGCAGCCTGACCTGAACCGTGCTCTGAACCCCACACACTCGGTACCAGTGCCCAAGAGGGGACAATCTCCAAGCAAAGCATCCCCCTGTGGTGCAGCATCCCAGGGAATGAGGACAATTATTGGACCAGccaagcagcagccagcacagcactggGGATGGCATAAGCCCACCTTGCTTGAAGTTGTCAAGGTtcctgaactccaccagtgtgttCCCGTAGTAGTAGTTGGTAACATAGATACGCTCCTCCTGGGCCAGGGGGTCCTTCATCCAGGCCCCCTCATTGCGCCCGTAAGTGTTCTGGGTGATGGGTCCCGAGATGGTGGACAGCGTATCCTTGCAGCGCCCTGCACAAGCAGAGAGAAGTTCGCAAGTCCCAAGGCAGGGCAGCCACACTCTCCCTGCTACTGCTGCAGGTCTGCAGGCATCACCCATCACTCTAGCCCCTTGCCTACCCACTCACCAGGTACTCTCACTGCCTCAGCTTGGGCTCAGCTTTACGAgacccagcagcactggccagATCCAGCAAACAGTTCCGCATCATGTCCCTGCCCCAGCTGATGCTGGTGTCTGTCTCAGGTCCCTCACCAGGGAGGTGTTTTTCTGCCCTGCCCAGCCCCTCAAACCACGAGACTACAGTACGTTCCAGAGTTAACAAGCAAGTAAACCTGGCATCCCAGTAAAGTGCTATCCATCTACCATCTCCGTGACACCTCCAACCCGTGGCCAAATACAGGTATGCTGTGCTTAGCAAGACACGCTGTGGGCACAAGCCAGACCTCATGTGCAGCTGGATCTGTGCAGGACCTACAAGCACTCACCAACGATGCTCCTgatgtcctcctcctccagggcctgttttggggtggtggggctggtggACTTGACTGGCATCGCAGGGGTGCTCACTTGTCCCCAAGCTTCTGGGCTGCTCTCCAGGGCAGAGCTCATCTCCACATCCCTCAAGGTCTGGGCAGTGGTGGCCATAGCAGGGTGAAGTGTGAGCAGGCTTTCCATGTCTGTGGCCACCGCTGTGCTGGCCAAGGCTACTGGTAGCTGCAGGGTCCCCTCCTCCACCAGCCCTGGTGGAGCAGTCGTGGTCTGTGGGATAGGGGTCAGCTGGCTCACAGTAGTGGGGTCTGGTGTGGGCCTCATGGACGTGGCAGGGGGCACTGTGGCCATCACAGCAGTGTCAGCAGCTGGTGGGGTGCTGGGGTTGCTGCCACGGGTGGATGGCCATTCAACCGGGGAGGGCTTCCTCATACTCTCACCTGCCCAGCTGCTGGGCCTCAGGAGCTGGTCTTCGATCAGTAGGTCCACTGTGTTATCCCCACTGAACAGCTCATCTGCTGTcaaacacaggcacacacatCAGCCCCAGAGCAAGCCCACCTTAGGAAGTCAGTGAGACCTCATCACACCCATATGTCCACCACCTCAGGCTTAGCAGAAGGTAATGCAGACTGATTCAACCCTGCCAGAGATGGGGCAAGATGGAGACAGCTTGAGCACACAGCCAGATCCTACCTAGGATGCCAAAGCACGTGCTTCACCCAGAGCACAGACACCATGTGGACCCCCCCAGCCACCACAGGTGCCATTTGCTTCTCCACATCTCTGAGGCCTCCGCATGGCTGAGCTGGCCGACTTCGCTGCTGAGCCAGCTTTGCACAGCAAAGGCATTTGCCTTGTTTGCCCATGCTGCCAGATGCCGCTGGGCCTTGGGGGTTCAGCTCCCTGCTTTCACCGTGGCCAGAGCCCTGAGCAGCACCTTGCTGAGCCATGGGGCAGTCAGCAGCTGAGCCACCTCCCAACATCCTGAGCACTGCAGAAATCTCCTTGGATGTCATTGGACAGGTGGATTTGCCAGACTAACATAAGTAATAAACCTGCATTTACTTTCGGGAAAGGCGTTGATGCCAGGTGCTTTAAAACATAGCAGTGACCTATTTCCTTAGCTACCAGAGATTTTCCATGGAATAACAACACTGCACTGCTCTCTTGCACAGGGCTCAAAGACAGGATGCTGCCTTGCAGTGAGGTATCAATCACCCTACCTCCTGCCTCCAAACCCTCCTCTCTGTGGTGACTCCATATGCCTTGCCCACACGTTCCCAGGGGAAAGGCAGGACTCAGGACAGATGCTGGCTTTAGTACAGGATGCAGCCAGCAAACCCACCAGACAAGGCTGCAAACCCAACTCACGCTGCTCCTCGATGTCATTCTCTGACTCAGTGGACTGGGCTTTGTAGTAGGTGACCCCTCGGACAATGGTGGGCTTGGAAGGAGACCGGCTCCTCATGTGCAGTTTCCTCTGCAAAAGCTGCTTGGGCTTCTCATCTGCTGGAGAGAGGTGCAGCTCTGGGAGGGACTCAACAGAGTTGATCTGCTGCGAGATGGTTTCATCTTTCAGGAATCTGTCTTCATATTTGCCCTGTTAGAGACACCGGAGGTTGTTACAGGATGGGCCAAGGCAGACACCTTTTGGGGGACCAGGCAAGTCAGGATCACCAACTAAGTGCCAGGTAAAATGCTCtgtcctccttcctttctctggaaCACCCTCCATCTCTTCTGCTGTGGGAAACACTTCATAAGACAGCACAGCTGGCAGACCAGTGTTGCCTCTACCTGACCGTGGTGCCACTCTGCAACCACAGCACTTGGTGCTCAATAAGGCACAGGCTGCGGGTTGCAGGACATATGGACAGAGTGGGGTGACACCAAGGTGGCATTAGCAGGGTACACCCCATGCTGCAACTGCTCACATGTCCACCCAATGGACACTTCCGTGCACACCAGAGACCAGTTCCAGCATCTGTACAGACTGTACAACATACACTAAGCTTTGACAGAGCAGATAGGCTGAAGGGCATCTTCCCAGCAGGACTGGGAACCTCCTGGGGCAGGAACAGAGAACCCTGTGCAGAGGCAGCCACCAGCTGCTGTATTTCATGCCTCAAGGATTTAAtctcattaaagaaaatcagaaaaacagccTGAAGGTTGAAGCGGTGCCCATTTGGCTGAGAAGACAGGCCCAGGTTCCTTCACAGCCCTGTTGCAATCAATGGCGAGAAAAGAGGAACATTGAGAAATGAGGTCATTCGGGGAAATAAAAGGCACACGCTTCACTCTCCAGCCTGGATGGGGCtggctcctctccagcagcagcagagcccctGCTCAGATTATGGCCCAGGAAacagaggggctgggagcacTGCTGGACACCCTGTGCTGCAGTGCACAGCCTTCCGAGCAGAGTGTGCTGGCACACTGACAAGTCATGGTTTCATCTACCTGCCGACCCCTGTGGCATGTGTGggagccctctcttcttcccaccAGGTCTCAGGAAGCCTGCCCCTGCGGAGGACCCACAATGCCAGCTCTCGGTGCCAGGGGCGCCATGTGCAGAAGGGACTCTGGGCAGAGGCAAGATGCTCCGGTAGCTACCCAGCATGGATCAGAGCAGCACAAGGCCACCATAAGTTGCATCACCAAAGCAGCAAAAGGGTCAGGACACCCTAGGCAGGCCACTCCATAAAGCACCTCTCTCACCCTTTTCTGGGGCTGTACAGAAGCCACTGCCCCAAGCAGAGGACATTCCCACACTGGGCAGACCTCACAGGGTCCCCAGTGGCCTGGAGATGGGTGCTGGAGCCAGTGGGATGCCCAAGCCTCTTCCTGGTGCCTGCCAGGCGCAGAGGCTGGCTGGGGTAATTGC is a window of Cuculus canorus isolate bCucCan1 chromosome 8, bCucCan1.pri, whole genome shotgun sequence DNA encoding:
- the OLFML2B gene encoding olfactomedin-like protein 2B isoform X3 is translated as MARPLPLLLCLAALGVGCRAGSPPAGTAGPSVEPLQDEADNQENILSQLLGDYDKVKAVSEGSDCRCKCLVRPLGRGACQRINEGAFKAEDFYTVETITSGPSCKCACVAPPSALNPCEGDFRLKKLREAESSDLKLASVMEMLESAFYGLDLLKLHSVTSKLVGRVEKLEEGMSRNFTQEGHQAGANMEEGLQDHRARENCSSLLSNSLADIEGSLQRDAEAVYTPTEGKYEDRFLKDETISQQINSVESLPELHLSPADEKPKQLLQRKLHMRSRSPSKPTIVRGVTYYKAQSTESENDIEEQPDELFSGDNTVDLLIEDQLLRPSSWAVPPATSMRPTPDPTTVSQLTPIPQTTTAPPGLVEEGTLQLPVALASTAVATDMESLLTLHPAMATTAQTLRDVEMSSALESSPEAWGQVSTPAMPVKSTSPTTPKQALEEEDIRSIVGRCKDTLSTISGPITQNTYGRNEGAWMKDPLAQEERIYVTNYYYGNTLVEFRNLDNFKQGRWSNSYKLPYSWIGTGHVVYNGSFYYNRAFTRNIIKYDLKQRYVAAWAMLHDVAYEESTPWQWRGHSEVDFAVDENGLWVIYPAISYEGFNQEVIVLSKLNAADLSTQKETTWRTGLRKNFYGNCFVICGVLYAVDSYNKRNANISYAFDTHTNTQIIPRLLFENEYAYTTQIDYNPKDRLLYAWDNGHQVTYHVIFAY